In a single window of the Papaver somniferum cultivar HN1 chromosome 8, ASM357369v1, whole genome shotgun sequence genome:
- the LOC113306454 gene encoding uncharacterized protein LOC113306454 codes for MSEKFVHDVLNHGEHSVALRVNTFITVDELKHFAYKQWRYLSPWSIRFSYMDTNQVVFIQGDIQLQGLVALVIQMNNEDFYLNVDVIPKHTGCRTSSRCLSRSNSGCSSSSSASTSNSVEFVDGAKDVRIVVDQYKMCTGYKILILKNDKTHFTAKCEEDGCGWRIHFGLVNADISRFVLKYSNVIHSCGVGMRLKSPVVTTKLVKHLIADSIQGDPTLKPKQIMSLFKKTYGSNIKYHHARRGKEAVFEDQYGEDEKSYNDLNWYVKAIKQTNPDSFVKLEVDEESGRFKWIFICFGVCKHSYRYLKPMIYLDATFLNGRFRGTLMDATCVNGNDGFYPYAFSIVLSENKDNWFWFLDNLQQVVDDRSIVFLSDRHEGLQQGIPREFPGSYHSYQVQSPYWKRTIPKEKWENAFLPVCRYVAHSSSIAESFNNWILEFKKLHVMQINSKRRVEGLENFNTRLTPVYEDLLNENINIGRTWTVIESMERLYEVRWQVNGFPCAHACAAIQSTREDINSFFEPYFTTEWYNRTYQEIILPIHNYGKSQSYDPCDRIIVPIPVPPPGRRREQHFKKAWENQKRPMMCTKCFTLGHHDRATFPMP; via the exons ATGTCTGAGAAGTTTGTTCATgatgttttgaatcatggtgagcaTTCTGTTGCGCTTCGTGTTAATACTTTTATAACCGTTGATGAATTGAAGCATTTTGCCTATAAGCAGTGGAGGTATTTGTCCCCTTGGAGTATACGTTTTTCCTATATGGATACTAATCAAGTAGTTTTTATACAAGGTGATATACAACTTCAAGGTTTAGTTGCTCTTGTTATTCAGATGAACAATGAAGATTTTTATTTGAATGTTGATGTGATTCCGAAGCATACTGGTTGTCGCACTAGTTCAAGGTGTTTGTCTCGTTCTAATTCTGGTTGTAGCAGTAGTTCTAGTGCTAGTACTTCAAACTCTGT AGAATTTGTGGATGGTGCTAAAGATGTAAGGATTGTTGTTGATCAGTACAAGATGTGTACTGGTTACAAGATTCTTATTCTTAAAAACGACAAGACTCATTTTACTGCGAAGTGCGAAGAAGATGGTtgtggttggaggattcactttgggcTTGTGAATGCTGACATTTCACGGTTTGTGCTGAAATATTCTAACGTTATTCATAG ctgtGGTGTTGGTATGAGGTTGAAGAGTCCAGTggtgacaaccaagttagttAAGCATTTGATCGCTGACAGTATACAGGGTGATCCCACTTTAAAACCCAAACAGATCATGTCACTCtttaagaagacttatgggtccaatattaagtatcaTCATGCCCGTAGAGGTAAAGAAGCTGTATTTGAAGATCAATATGGTGAGGACGAGAAGTCGTATAACGATTTAAATTGGTATGTGAAAGCGATTAAGCAAACTAATCCTGATAGCTTTGTGAAacttgaagttgatgaagaaagTGGAAGATTTAAGTGGATTTTTATCTGTTTCGGTGTTTGCAAGCATAGCTATAGGTATCTCAAgcccatgatttacttggacgctACTTTCCTCAATGGTAGATTCAGGGGTACTTTGATGGATGCAACATGTGTCAATGGAAATGATGGTTTTTACCCATATGCCTTTTCTATTGTTTTATCTGAAAACAAAgacaattggttttggtttctggatAATCTTCAACAAGTGGTCGATGATCGTTCTattgttttccttagtgatcgtCACGAAGGACTTCAGCAGGGAATTCCAAGAGAATTTCCTGGTTCATATCACAGCTATCAAGTgcaatctccctattggaaaag GACCATTCCAAAGGAGAAATGGGAAAATGCATTTTTACCTGTATGCAGATATGTTGCTCACTCTTCATCTATTGCCGAGTCATTCAATAACTGGATTCTTGAGTTCAAAAAGCTGCAT GTTATGCAGATAAATTCTAAGAGAAGGGTAGAAGGTCTTGAAAATTTTAACACTAGGCTCACTCCCGTATACGAGGATTTACTAAACGAGAACATCAacattggtcgtacttggactGTTATTGAGTCTATGGAAAGATTGTATGAAGTCAG GTGGCAAGTAAATGGTTTTCCCTGCGCACATGCTTGTGCTGCCATTCAATCTACAAGAGAGGACATCAATTCATTTTTTGAGCCATACTTCACCACTGAATGGTATAACAGGACATACCAAGAGATCATCTTGCCAATCCACAATTATGGCAAGTCGCAGTCTTATGATCCTTGTGATAGGATTATTGTTCCTATTCCTGTGCCTCCACCCGGTAGACGAAGAGAACAACATTTCAAGAAGGCTTGGGAGAATCAAAAGAGGcctatgatgtgcacaaagtgcttcacTCTTGGTCACCACGACAGAGCTACCTTCCCCATGCCATGA
- the LOC113302560 gene encoding BTB/POZ domain-containing protein At1g01640-like — protein MECGICKSVRVTVHNNFDYSLSNGVVVCNTCNREFNMMMSLMNRNIWSAFTHYPANWGTDHATRWNREAKEEVERVKLEVERVMKVEMKKREEKWIDYLGGLAAAFTEESHSYIQVKPGNGPSIPAHKFLLATRSAVFKHMLSSDTCKAAQIDFVCLPEFNHEELQAFLKLLYCGNLCKKKFEMHYYLLALASHKYAIPHLQKFCEENILKLLDSSNALKVLEISEICSNETLRVASLKSIFNHRKEIICSPSFEEFAIQNPHLMVHITRYSCSQFY, from the exons ATGGAGTGCGGCATTTGTAAAAGCGTTAGGGTTACGGTACATAATAATTTTGACTATTCGCTCAGCAATGGAGTTGTAGTATGCAACACTTGTAATCGAGAattcaacatgatgatgagcttgaTGAACAGAAACATTTGGTCAGCATTCACACACTATCCAGCCAACTGG GGTACGGACCATGCTACACGGTGGAATAGGGAAGCGAAAGAGGAAGTGGAACGAGTGAAATTGGAAGTAGAACGAGTGATGAAAGTGGAAATGAAAAAGAGAGAGGAAAAGTGGATTGATTATCTAGGTGGATTAGCTGCTGCATTTACGGAGGAAAGTCATTCGTATATTCAAGTCAAGCCTGGCAATGGACCTTCTATACCTGCGCATAAATTTTTGCTG GCAACTAGATCTGCAGTTTTCAAACATATGTTATCATCAGATACATGCAAAGCTGCCCAAATTGACTTTGTATGTCTACCTGAGTTCAACCATGAAGAACTTCAAGCCTTCCTGAAGCTACTTTACTGTGGAAATTTgtgcaaaaaaaagtttgagatgcATTATTACCTTCTTGCACTTGCATCTCATAAGTATGCAATTCCACATTTACAGAAATTCTGcgaagaaaatatattaaaattattAGATTCGTCAAATGCACTCAAAGTGTTGGAGATCTCAGAAATTTGTTCAAATGAGACATTAAGAGTTGCTTCCTTAAAGTCCATATTCAACCACAGAAAGGAGATAATCTGCTCACCTAGTTTTGAGGAATTCGCAATACAGAACCCACATTTGATGGTACATATTACAAGGTACTCTTGCAGTCAATTCTACTAG